In Acidimicrobiales bacterium, a single genomic region encodes these proteins:
- a CDS encoding glycerol-3-phosphate dehydrogenase/oxidase: protein MGATLGRRALWQARGRISMAASPTPPPPTRFDRAHALDRLGDEPFDVLVVGGGITGAGVALDSAARGLKTALVERADFAGGTSSKSSKLVHGGLRYLQQREVRLVYENLAERQRLLHNAPHLVAPLPFLIPLFGSDGVVNRAVSRAYSSALWLYDLTGGLRIGRRHRRIGVEEALAHVPTLRTDRLVAGFIYYDARTDDARLTLAIARTAVLDHGAVAANYAPVTALLKEDGRVRGARLDVDGADPVEVRASAVVNATGVWADRVRALDEGADPHSIRPAKGVHISVSRDKLPCDIAAVLPVPSDRRSVFVVPWGDDVYIGTTDTDYSGPLDDPRCEAEDVEYVLRAVNSWVTRPLTPADVTGVWAGLRPLLADPGGRGSRRARTADLSRRHQVSVSPSGLISVTGGKLTTYRKMAADTVDEVVEVLGRGRRRSPTGSMPLRGAAGTAELRQDGASGRLGVDQPVVDHLVGRYGGEARTVLAMVHGDPAMGAPMVEGLPYLRAEAVYGARYEMAHTLEDVLSRRTRATLRDEEATADAAADVADLLAPELGWSPAEAEQQVTGFRESVNGDLAAARLARHHAGRQGA, encoded by the coding sequence GTGGGCGCGACGCTCGGTCGGCGGGCGCTATGGCAAGCTCGGGGCCGGATCTCGATGGCCGCCTCCCCCACCCCCCCGCCGCCGACCCGCTTCGATCGAGCTCACGCCCTCGATCGACTCGGTGACGAGCCCTTCGACGTGCTCGTCGTGGGCGGCGGCATCACGGGGGCCGGCGTGGCGCTCGACTCCGCCGCCCGGGGCCTGAAGACGGCGCTCGTCGAACGGGCCGACTTCGCGGGGGGCACCTCCTCGAAGTCCTCCAAGCTGGTCCACGGTGGCCTGCGCTATCTCCAGCAGCGTGAGGTGCGCCTGGTCTACGAGAACCTGGCTGAGCGCCAGCGGCTTCTGCACAACGCCCCGCACCTGGTCGCTCCCCTGCCGTTCCTCATCCCCCTCTTCGGGTCGGACGGAGTCGTCAACCGGGCCGTCTCCCGCGCCTACTCGAGCGCCCTCTGGCTCTACGACCTGACGGGTGGCCTCAGGATCGGTCGGCGGCACCGACGCATCGGCGTCGAGGAAGCCCTCGCCCACGTGCCGACACTCCGTACCGATCGCCTGGTTGCCGGCTTCATCTACTACGACGCCCGGACCGACGATGCCCGCCTCACCCTCGCCATCGCTCGCACGGCGGTGCTCGACCACGGGGCCGTGGCGGCCAACTACGCCCCGGTCACGGCCCTGCTCAAGGAGGATGGACGGGTCCGAGGTGCCCGCCTGGACGTCGATGGTGCGGATCCCGTCGAGGTCCGGGCGTCGGCGGTCGTGAACGCCACCGGCGTGTGGGCAGACCGTGTCCGGGCCCTCGACGAAGGCGCGGATCCCCACTCCATCCGGCCCGCCAAGGGCGTGCACATCTCCGTCAGCAGGGACAAGCTGCCCTGCGACATCGCCGCCGTGCTGCCGGTGCCGAGCGACCGGCGCTCGGTGTTCGTCGTGCCGTGGGGCGACGATGTCTACATCGGGACGACCGACACCGACTACTCGGGGCCGCTCGACGATCCCCGCTGCGAGGCCGAGGATGTCGAGTACGTGCTCCGGGCGGTCAACTCGTGGGTGACTCGACCACTCACTCCGGCGGACGTGACTGGCGTATGGGCCGGACTGCGGCCCCTCCTCGCCGATCCCGGCGGCCGGGGCTCCCGCCGTGCTCGCACCGCCGACCTCTCCCGCCGCCACCAGGTGTCGGTCTCGCCGTCCGGCCTCATCAGCGTCACGGGCGGCAAGCTCACGACCTACCGCAAGATGGCGGCCGACACCGTCGACGAGGTGGTCGAGGTGCTCGGCCGCGGGCGGAGACGGAGCCCGACCGGGTCGATGCCGCTTCGAGGCGCCGCCGGCACGGCAGAGCTCCGCCAGGATGGGGCCTCGGGGCGGCTCGGGGTCGACCAGCCCGTCGTCGACCACCTGGTCGGGCGGTACGGAGGCGAGGCCCGCACCGTGCTCGCCATGGTGCACGGCGACCCGGCCATGGGGGCGCCGATGGTGGAGGGATTGCCCTACCTACGGGCGGAGGCGGTGTACGGGGCGCGCTACGAGATGGCGCACACGCTCGAGGACGTCCTCAGCCGTCGCACCCGCGCCACGCTGCGCGACGAGGAGGCGACGGCGGACGCCGCGGCCGACGTCGCCGATCTCCTCGCCCCCGAGCTGGGCTGGAGCCCGGCCGAGGCCGAGCAGCAGGTGACGGGCTTTCGGGAGTCGGTGAACGGCGACCTCGCCGCGGCTCGCCTGGCTCGCCACCACGCCGGCCGCCAGGGCGCCTGA
- a CDS encoding FAD-binding oxidoreductase, which yields MAGRAVPVAPIDIDAPPSGIRYRFADGGVDVDIGLLERLRSVCDQVDTDEASRVDAGRDWWPLSIVWATAGTVPARPAAVVRPTDAAQVAAVLALCNESRVPVTPVAGRSGVCGASLPVFGGVSLDLCELRGVHSVDDASLVADVDAGTFGVDLEAELRSSYGVTLGHWPQSVELSTVGGWLACRSAGQYSTRYGKIEDMVVGLDVALADGRVVHTGGWPRAAVGPDLTQLFVGSEGTMGVITRSQLRVHPVPAEERRLALGFPSFAEGLDACRRILRRGATPAVLRLYDEVESARTFDADDTCVLVVLDEGDPVLIDATAQVVTQECTTAGPLGVSFVERWLAHRNDVSALGALARRHIVVDTIEIAARWSALLPIYDDAVSRLRSMDGTLAASAHQSHAYTDGACLYFTFAGQGPEPDDLEWAERYYAEAWRAVMEATTAHGGAISHHHGVGLNRARFLAPALGPAFGTLTDLKAAVDPHGILNPGKLGLPSPFGGAVWP from the coding sequence GTGGCCGGCCGGGCCGTGCCCGTCGCGCCGATCGACATCGACGCGCCACCGTCGGGGATCCGCTACCGGTTCGCGGACGGTGGCGTCGATGTCGACATCGGGCTCCTGGAGCGTCTGCGGAGCGTGTGCGACCAGGTCGACACGGACGAGGCGTCGCGTGTGGACGCCGGGCGGGACTGGTGGCCCCTTTCCATCGTGTGGGCCACCGCGGGCACGGTGCCCGCCCGGCCGGCGGCCGTCGTCCGTCCGACCGACGCCGCCCAGGTCGCGGCAGTGCTGGCCCTATGCAACGAGTCCCGGGTGCCGGTGACCCCGGTCGCCGGTCGCAGCGGGGTGTGTGGGGCGAGCCTCCCCGTCTTCGGCGGCGTGAGCCTCGATCTGTGCGAGCTGAGGGGCGTGCACTCGGTCGACGATGCCTCGTTGGTCGCCGACGTGGACGCCGGCACCTTCGGCGTGGACCTCGAGGCCGAGCTCCGCTCGAGCTACGGCGTCACGCTCGGGCACTGGCCCCAGTCGGTGGAGCTGTCGACGGTCGGAGGGTGGCTCGCATGCCGCTCCGCCGGTCAGTACTCGACCCGGTACGGCAAGATCGAGGACATGGTGGTCGGGCTGGACGTCGCCCTGGCGGACGGTCGCGTCGTGCACACCGGCGGATGGCCCCGCGCCGCCGTCGGGCCGGACCTCACCCAGCTGTTCGTCGGCAGCGAGGGCACGATGGGGGTCATCACCAGGAGCCAGCTGCGGGTCCATCCGGTCCCGGCGGAGGAACGACGCCTGGCACTCGGCTTCCCCTCGTTCGCCGAAGGCCTCGATGCCTGCCGGCGCATCCTGCGACGGGGGGCGACCCCAGCCGTGCTTCGTCTGTACGACGAGGTGGAGTCTGCCCGCACGTTCGATGCCGACGACACCTGTGTGCTCGTCGTGCTGGACGAAGGAGACCCGGTCCTCATCGATGCGACCGCCCAGGTCGTGACGCAGGAATGCACCACGGCCGGGCCCCTCGGGGTGTCGTTCGTCGAGCGCTGGCTGGCGCACCGCAACGACGTGTCCGCCCTCGGAGCCCTCGCCCGTCGACACATCGTGGTCGACACGATCGAGATCGCGGCCCGATGGTCGGCGCTCCTCCCGATCTACGACGACGCCGTCTCCCGGCTGAGGTCGATGGACGGGACGCTGGCCGCCTCCGCCCACCAGTCACACGCCTACACCGACGGCGCCTGCCTCTACTTCACCTTCGCCGGGCAGGGCCCGGAGCCCGACGACCTCGAGTGGGCTGAGCGCTATTACGCCGAGGCCTGGCGCGCCGTGATGGAGGCCACGACCGCGCATGGCGGCGCCATCAGCCACCACCACGGGGTGGGTCTCAACCGGGCCCGCTTCCTCGCACCCGCTCTGGGCCCCGCCTTCGGGACCCTCACGGACCTCAAGGCGGCCGTCGACCCCCACGGCATCCTCAACCCGGGCAAGCTGGGACTGCCCTCGCCGTTCGGTGGTGCGGTATGGCCCTGA